In uncultured Bacteroides sp., the following proteins share a genomic window:
- a CDS encoding NDP-hexose 2,3-dehydratase family protein produces MRTRNVSDAQLDFLVSALSHGLFMSTDEILTWMKQQNEEVVSNIKQIPISEMKGWSYRDDRIRHNSGKFFSIDGIRINTNYRNTPEWDQPIINQPEIGFLGFIVKKFNGVMHFLMQAKIEPGNLNIVQLSPTLQATRSNYTRVHGGKSPTYLEYFNGEKDVTVLVDQLQSEQGSRFLHKRNRNIIVEVDENEELEVKTGFIWASLGQIKELLRYSNIINMDSRTVISCIKFGSYSEYSLKLLDVVKNMTGIRSTKPDSFMYSVLSADNHLHNLQDIIQWITSLKFKYELDVKPIGISEMNHWTYDGNSIFHEDRKYFDVIGVRVEIGNREVVSWDQPMVRSAQEGLMGFIVKNIDGIYHFLVQAKLESGNFDVVEMAPTVQCLTGNYRKGKNEYSIPYLEQVLNAPSEKIWYSSYQSEEGGRFFQEQNLNIIVEVGEEFPIEVDENYCWMTLNQMLSFVTYNNYLNIAARSLLSAISFY; encoded by the coding sequence ATGAGAACGAGAAATGTATCAGATGCACAACTTGACTTCCTAGTCTCAGCTCTTAGCCACGGTTTATTTATGAGTACGGATGAAATCTTAACGTGGATGAAACAGCAAAACGAAGAAGTTGTGTCAAATATAAAGCAGATTCCAATTTCAGAGATGAAAGGCTGGAGCTATCGAGATGATCGTATTCGTCATAATAGTGGGAAGTTCTTTAGTATAGATGGGATACGAATAAATACCAATTATCGTAATACACCAGAGTGGGATCAGCCAATAATAAACCAACCAGAAATTGGTTTCCTTGGGTTCATTGTTAAGAAATTCAACGGGGTGATGCATTTTCTAATGCAAGCAAAGATAGAGCCTGGAAATCTTAATATTGTTCAGTTATCACCAACCCTGCAAGCAACTAGAAGCAACTATACTCGTGTACATGGAGGAAAATCACCAACATATCTAGAATATTTTAATGGAGAAAAGGATGTTACGGTTCTTGTAGACCAATTACAATCAGAACAAGGATCACGTTTTTTACACAAACGCAATCGTAATATTATTGTAGAAGTTGACGAGAATGAAGAACTTGAAGTAAAAACTGGTTTTATTTGGGCATCTCTCGGGCAGATTAAAGAACTATTACGCTATTCAAATATAATAAATATGGATAGTCGAACTGTAATATCCTGTATCAAATTTGGAAGTTATTCTGAGTACTCATTAAAACTACTAGATGTTGTCAAGAATATGACCGGAATCCGCTCAACCAAACCAGACTCATTTATGTATTCGGTTTTAAGTGCTGACAATCATCTTCATAATCTTCAGGATATCATTCAATGGATTACCTCTCTAAAATTTAAATATGAATTGGATGTGAAGCCTATTGGAATTTCTGAAATGAATCATTGGACTTATGACGGCAATAGTATTTTTCATGAAGATAGAAAATACTTTGACGTAATTGGTGTTAGAGTTGAGATAGGCAATCGTGAGGTCGTTTCATGGGATCAACCGATGGTTCGTTCAGCGCAAGAGGGTTTAATGGGATTCATAGTAAAGAATATAGATGGTATTTATCATTTTCTTGTTCAAGCAAAATTGGAATCAGGGAATTTTGATGTTGTAGAAATGGCTCCTACTGTTCAGTGTCTTACAGGAAACTATCGCAAAGGTAAGAACGAATATTCCATTCCATATCTAGAGCAAGTACTAAATGCTCCTTCTGAAAAAATTTGGTATAGTAGTTATCAAAGCGAAGAAGGCGGAAGATTTTTTCAAGAACAGAACCTTAACATTATTGTTGAGGTTGGTGAAGAATTCCCTATTGAGGTTGACGAAAACTATTGTTGGATGACTCTCAATCAAATGCTCTCATTCGTAACATACAACAATTATTTAAATATTGCAGCTAGATCTCTTTTATCAGCTATAAGTTTCTATTAA
- a CDS encoding glycosyltransferase family 2 protein, whose amino-acid sequence MKVSIITATYNSAETVRDTIESVLQQNYKNIEYIIIDGGSKDSTLDIVKSYNGRIAKVVSESDKGIYDAMNKGIRLATGDIVGILNSDDFYTSNDVIPTIVEEFKKEKVDAVYGDIHFVSPDDLNTCVRYYSSKIFQPSYMRFGFMPAHPSFYVKRECYLKYGGYSLDYKISADFDLLVRFINKYKITCKYLPMDFVTMRRGGASTAGIRSKITLNEENIRACKKYGIYTNRTFMASRYLYKMFELRGLRRRMNLK is encoded by the coding sequence ATGAAAGTCTCAATAATAACAGCAACATACAATAGTGCTGAAACAGTACGTGATACTATTGAAAGTGTTTTGCAACAGAATTATAAAAACATTGAATATATTATCATTGATGGTGGTAGCAAAGATAGTACTCTGGATATTGTAAAAAGCTATAATGGGAGGATTGCTAAGGTTGTCTCAGAATCGGACAAAGGTATTTATGATGCTATGAACAAGGGTATCCGTTTAGCTACTGGTGATATTGTGGGGATTCTTAATTCGGATGATTTCTACACATCTAATGATGTGATTCCCACGATAGTAGAGGAGTTCAAGAAAGAAAAGGTAGATGCGGTATATGGTGATATTCACTTTGTTAGTCCGGATGATTTGAACACATGTGTGCGTTATTATTCATCTAAAATTTTTCAACCGAGCTATATGCGCTTTGGCTTTATGCCAGCACATCCTTCATTCTATGTTAAAAGGGAGTGCTACTTGAAGTATGGTGGTTATTCATTGGATTATAAGATATCGGCAGATTTTGATCTTCTGGTGCGCTTTATTAATAAATATAAAATTACATGTAAGTATCTTCCTATGGATTTTGTCACCATGAGACGTGGTGGTGCTAGTACAGCTGGCATTCGCAGTAAGATAACGTTGAACGAGGAAAATATACGTGCTTGTAAGAAGTATGGCATTTATACAAATAGAACTTTTATGGCCTCTCGTTATCTTTATAAGATGTTCGAATTAAGAGGCCTTCGTAGACGTATGAACTTAAAATAA
- a CDS encoding lipocalin-like domain-containing protein, with protein MKKKYILLIIIVLMGITSCQKASINGDLDGMWQLMKIEKKDKPAEVPGQLYYCIQLHMVQLQGAAGCSGTFSHKGDSIYLVMRGSNKNSVAVYGMNDTIQSFGIEDLSSEKMILKSAYARLQFRKF; from the coding sequence ATGAAAAAGAAATATATACTACTGATTATTATTGTTTTGATGGGTATAACCTCGTGCCAGAAAGCTTCCATAAACGGAGATCTGGACGGCATGTGGCAATTGATGAAGATTGAGAAGAAAGATAAACCTGCTGAAGTGCCTGGCCAGCTTTATTATTGCATTCAGCTACACATGGTTCAGCTGCAGGGAGCAGCAGGATGTAGTGGCACCTTTAGCCATAAAGGAGATTCAATTTATCTTGTGATGCGTGGTAGTAATAAAAATTCTGTGGCTGTTTATGGCATGAATGATACCATTCAATCATTCGGTATTGAAGATCTTAGTTCTGAGAAGATGATTTTAAAGTCCGCGTATGCACGATTGCAGTTCCGGAAATTCTGA
- a CDS encoding Gfo/Idh/MocA family oxidoreductase, translated as MIKIGIICPSEIAYRRFLPSLQKANKDFTFVAIAIASPEEWFGDLNKVSIEDINYQQKREMVKAQSFVDNYGGEIVVGYNNLVTSNDIDAIYIPLPPALHYHWAKKALKAGKHVFVEKPSTTNLTDTDDLIKIAKDNKLALHENYMFIYHNQLEALSNVVKKGEIGDIRLYRISFGFPLRQLNDFRYNKELGGGALLDAGGYCLKYGNYLLGGDSKIITAQANNINGFEVEMYGSATMKNKNGDIAQIAFGMDNDYRCDIEIWGSKGTITSNRILTAPAGFIPSYTIKKNQIIENHNLPVDDTFFKSIQKFSECIQNADEREKQYKIIHNQEDLVEQFKSFILYHGEKK; from the coding sequence ATGATAAAAATTGGTATAATTTGTCCTTCTGAAATAGCCTACAGAAGGTTTCTTCCATCTTTGCAAAAAGCAAATAAAGATTTCACATTTGTAGCTATTGCCATTGCCAGTCCCGAAGAATGGTTTGGCGATTTGAACAAAGTTTCTATTGAAGATATTAATTATCAACAAAAGAGGGAAATGGTAAAGGCTCAAAGTTTTGTTGATAATTATGGGGGCGAAATCGTTGTGGGTTATAACAATCTAGTCACTTCTAATGACATTGATGCAATTTATATACCTTTGCCACCTGCACTTCATTACCATTGGGCAAAGAAAGCTTTAAAAGCGGGGAAGCATGTATTTGTCGAAAAACCGTCTACTACCAATCTTACAGACACAGACGATTTGATTAAAATTGCAAAAGATAATAAACTTGCTTTACATGAGAATTATATGTTTATTTACCATAATCAATTAGAGGCATTAAGTAATGTTGTTAAAAAAGGTGAAATTGGAGATATACGTTTATATCGTATAAGTTTCGGATTCCCTTTGCGACAATTGAATGATTTTCGTTATAATAAAGAGCTTGGAGGAGGTGCACTATTGGATGCCGGAGGGTATTGCTTGAAATATGGGAACTATCTTCTTGGTGGAGATTCTAAAATAATTACAGCTCAAGCAAATAATATTAATGGATTTGAAGTCGAAATGTATGGTTCTGCCACAATGAAAAATAAAAACGGAGATATTGCTCAAATAGCTTTTGGAATGGATAATGACTATCGTTGTGATATAGAAATATGGGGCAGCAAAGGAACAATAACATCTAATCGTATTCTTACAGCACCTGCAGGTTTTATTCCATCATATACAATTAAAAAAAATCAGATTATTGAAAATCATAACCTGCCTGTAGATGATACATTCTTTAAATCTATACAGAAATTTTCTGAATGTATACAAAATGCAGATGAAAGAGAAAAACAATATAAGATCATACACAATCAAGAAGATTTAGTCGAACAGTTTAAATCATTTATACTCTACCATGGAGAAAAAAAATAG
- a CDS encoding glycosyltransferase yields MIIVHYIPFISKSLGGVPAYINLISRDLGKLCELHVITHKASDDYDLENCKIHYIPNRWLPWNNCKKEFLSLLKEIHPDVFHTNACWDPLTALTSIWAKNEGYKVAYTPHGELTPYSINRHYWTRKLPAILLYQKRGLQAADIVHTTADKEKKELAELGWNTSFYLIPNCIQIDQISIKETWKRKKKILFISRIHHKKGIHFLIKAISILKKELNGYKVYIVGKKEDNYFDELVNLTKNLKVADIIEFTGPIYGEAKWNMYKDADVFVLPTFNENFGIVIPEALASGTPTITTIGAPWEELNTYKCGWWIENGTQPLVDALKDFLCKNSDELKEMGQRGRELIINKYTSESIAKQFIEMYNTLIAK; encoded by the coding sequence ATGATAATCGTTCATTATATACCTTTTATAAGCAAAAGTTTGGGTGGTGTTCCTGCGTATATAAATCTAATTTCTAGAGATCTTGGTAAATTATGTGAATTACATGTTATAACACATAAAGCATCGGATGATTATGATTTGGAAAATTGCAAAATACATTATATACCAAATAGATGGTTACCATGGAATAATTGTAAGAAAGAATTTTTAAGTCTACTCAAAGAAATTCATCCAGATGTTTTTCATACAAATGCATGTTGGGATCCACTAACAGCTCTCACTTCTATTTGGGCAAAAAATGAAGGATATAAAGTAGCCTATACGCCACATGGAGAGCTTACTCCATATTCAATTAATAGACATTACTGGACAAGGAAACTACCTGCAATTCTCTTATATCAAAAAAGAGGACTTCAAGCTGCCGACATTGTTCATACGACAGCAGATAAAGAAAAAAAAGAACTGGCAGAGCTTGGTTGGAATACTTCTTTTTATTTGATTCCTAATTGTATCCAAATCGACCAAATTTCAATAAAAGAAACATGGAAAAGAAAAAAGAAAATTCTTTTTATAAGTAGAATCCATCATAAAAAGGGAATTCATTTTCTGATAAAAGCAATATCAATATTAAAAAAAGAATTGAATGGTTATAAGGTTTATATAGTTGGCAAGAAAGAAGACAACTACTTTGATGAATTAGTTAACCTTACAAAGAATCTAAAAGTTGCAGATATAATAGAATTTACAGGACCAATTTATGGTGAAGCTAAATGGAATATGTACAAGGATGCCGACGTGTTTGTTTTACCAACATTCAATGAAAATTTCGGCATAGTAATTCCGGAAGCATTAGCTAGTGGAACTCCTACAATTACAACGATAGGAGCACCATGGGAAGAACTTAATACATATAAATGTGGTTGGTGGATAGAAAATGGAACCCAACCATTAGTAGATGCACTTAAAGATTTCTTATGCAAGAATTCTGATGAATTAAAAGAAATGGGACAAAGAGGTCGAGAACTTATTATAAATAAATATACTAGCGAATCTATTGCTAAACAGTTTATCGAAATGTACAATACACTAATAGCAAAATAA
- a CDS encoding glycosyltransferase family 4 protein has protein sequence MEKKNRVILSSFGDLFFGKTLRLLNKDIEISYIQGYVPSLTMVKLLKSRLFGGRTANRLCNRFMPDLKQSIYSTGIIELISEAILRLPISEKSGIQAFFHKVYGNKSTKFIKDADIFQVRSGSGRGGAIKTAKARGMTTVADHSIAHPFEMNEILRPEYFKYGVKFSIDPYKPFWKGVLQDCNDADYILVNSDYVKNTFIKFGYKKEQIKVIYLGVSDNFLGVKNRYKIKNEARILFVGEFGFRKGGEYILKALDLLNKSEFKYKLIIIGPTKGFEKILNNYKDLNIDIIGSVSYDALANYYKESDIFLFPSLCEGGTRAGMEAMAAGLPILVTDNCGLPVTNGENGIIVPIKDYIAIFEQLKRLIASEELRTKIGIKATDTIRGKYMVKNYKENLLKFYDEILKNKDN, from the coding sequence ATGGAGAAAAAAAATAGAGTTATATTATCATCCTTTGGAGATTTATTCTTTGGGAAAACGTTACGTTTACTAAATAAAGATATAGAAATATCATATATCCAAGGTTATGTCCCATCTTTAACCATGGTAAAACTACTTAAATCAAGATTATTTGGAGGACGAACAGCTAACAGATTATGTAATAGATTTATGCCAGATTTAAAGCAGTCTATATATAGCACAGGTATTATTGAGCTAATAAGTGAAGCTATACTAAGATTGCCTATATCAGAGAAATCAGGAATACAAGCGTTTTTTCATAAGGTATATGGAAATAAATCAACAAAATTTATTAAAGATGCTGATATATTTCAAGTTAGATCTGGTTCGGGACGTGGAGGAGCAATAAAAACAGCAAAAGCTAGGGGAATGACAACTGTAGCCGACCACTCAATCGCTCATCCATTTGAGATGAATGAAATCCTTAGGCCTGAATATTTCAAATATGGCGTAAAATTTAGCATCGATCCCTACAAACCTTTTTGGAAAGGAGTATTACAAGATTGTAATGATGCAGATTATATATTAGTAAATTCAGATTATGTTAAAAACACATTCATTAAGTTTGGATATAAAAAAGAACAAATTAAAGTTATTTATTTAGGGGTAAGTGATAATTTTTTAGGCGTTAAAAATAGATACAAAATAAAGAATGAAGCACGTATTTTATTCGTTGGAGAGTTTGGGTTCAGAAAAGGAGGAGAATATATACTTAAAGCATTAGATTTATTAAATAAATCCGAATTTAAATATAAATTAATCATAATTGGGCCTACAAAAGGTTTCGAAAAAATACTAAACAATTACAAAGATCTTAATATAGATATTATTGGAAGTGTTTCATATGACGCTCTTGCTAATTATTATAAAGAGTCTGATATATTCCTATTCCCATCTCTATGTGAAGGAGGAACTAGAGCTGGTATGGAAGCTATGGCCGCTGGATTACCAATTCTAGTAACAGATAATTGTGGGCTACCTGTAACCAATGGAGAAAATGGAATAATCGTTCCTATAAAAGATTATATAGCAATTTTTGAACAACTTAAAAGATTGATTGCTTCTGAAGAGCTTAGAACTAAGATAGGTATAAAAGCAACTGATACAATTCGAGGAAAATATATGGTAAAGAATTATAAAGAAAATCTATTGAAGTTCTATGATGAAATTTTAAAAAATAAAGATAATTAG
- a CDS encoding SDR family oxidoreductase, whose amino-acid sequence MKKIAIIGGQGFIGKHISVYLKNKGISPMIYDVQDSDEPNYRKIDISSSTSVEDVDLNVDYIFMFAGLTGTYVGFDKYQTYNAINEIGLMNLLNAIRKSEFRPKIIFPSTRLVYKGNDKPLKETDEKECKTIYAVNKIACEGILQAYHESFDIPYSVFRICIPYGNLLSTDYSFGTIGFFIKQAKAGKDITLYGGGNLKRTFTHMEDLCNQIVEGAFDSRSNGEVFNIGGETLSLKEAAEIIAEKYGTNVVDVPWPEKDLRIESGHTYFEDTKIRSLLNMGKYKQLRDFSKDI is encoded by the coding sequence ATGAAAAAGATAGCAATAATTGGTGGTCAAGGTTTTATAGGTAAGCATATAAGTGTATATTTAAAAAATAAAGGCATATCACCAATGATATACGACGTTCAAGATAGTGATGAACCTAATTACAGAAAAATTGATATCTCGTCCTCTACTTCTGTAGAAGATGTGGATTTAAATGTTGATTATATTTTTATGTTTGCAGGATTAACAGGTACTTATGTAGGATTCGACAAATATCAAACATATAATGCTATCAACGAAATTGGATTAATGAATCTTTTGAATGCTATACGTAAATCTGAATTTCGTCCAAAAATTATCTTTCCATCTACTCGTTTGGTGTACAAAGGGAATGATAAGCCACTTAAAGAAACCGATGAAAAAGAATGTAAAACCATCTACGCCGTAAACAAAATTGCATGTGAAGGTATTTTACAGGCTTACCATGAAAGCTTCGATATTCCTTATTCTGTATTTAGAATATGTATTCCTTATGGAAATCTTCTATCCACAGATTATTCTTTTGGGACAATAGGATTTTTTATCAAGCAAGCCAAGGCTGGAAAGGATATTACTTTATATGGAGGAGGAAACTTAAAAAGGACTTTTACGCACATGGAAGATTTATGCAATCAAATTGTTGAAGGTGCTTTTGACTCTAGAAGTAATGGTGAAGTTTTTAATATTGGTGGCGAAACCCTCTCACTAAAAGAAGCTGCTGAAATAATTGCAGAAAAATATGGAACAAATGTAGTCGATGTTCCTTGGCCTGAAAAAGATCTTCGTATTGAAAGTGGGCATACATATTTTGAGGATACAAAAATTCGGTCATTGCTTAACATGGGTAAATACAAGCAACTCCGTGATTTTTCAAAAGATATTTAA
- a CDS encoding NAD(P)-dependent oxidoreductase → MMKILITGASGFIGTNILEYFLSNAEVLNIDINEPRNKEHIKYWKKIDIKYFKNFEIAVKEFNPEYIVHLAARTDLDGSDLNDYSSNTDGVKNLMVIVKELPNLKKIIITSSMLVCHGGYYPKDQFDYAPTTMYGESKVETEKIVWANKPLCDWAILRPTSIWGPWFDVPYKNFFDLVMSKKYFHIGNKGCTKTYGYVGNAVYQIEKILFSETKDENNKVFFIGDNPATNIEEWGNEIASELGSKIFKMPYLLVKIAALFGDFLKLFGMHFPITSFRLHNMTTDNKIDLTKTFEIAPNPPFTRVQGVKKTIEWLKSHN, encoded by the coding sequence ATGATGAAAATACTTATAACAGGCGCCTCAGGCTTTATTGGGACGAATATTTTAGAATACTTTTTAAGTAATGCAGAAGTATTAAACATAGATATTAATGAACCTAGAAATAAGGAACATATAAAATATTGGAAAAAAATAGATATTAAATATTTTAAGAATTTTGAAATAGCTGTAAAGGAATTTAATCCTGAATATATTGTACATCTTGCTGCTAGAACTGATCTAGATGGAAGTGATTTAAATGATTATTCTTCAAATACAGATGGCGTCAAGAATTTAATGGTAATAGTAAAGGAACTGCCAAATCTAAAAAAAATCATTATTACTTCTTCAATGCTTGTATGTCATGGTGGATATTACCCCAAAGATCAATTCGATTATGCTCCAACAACAATGTATGGTGAAAGCAAAGTTGAAACAGAAAAAATAGTTTGGGCAAATAAACCGTTATGTGATTGGGCAATATTAAGACCAACTTCTATTTGGGGACCATGGTTTGATGTACCATATAAGAACTTTTTTGATTTGGTAATGTCGAAAAAATATTTTCATATCGGTAATAAGGGATGTACAAAAACTTATGGGTATGTTGGAAATGCTGTTTATCAAATTGAGAAAATTCTTTTCTCTGAAACGAAAGATGAAAATAACAAAGTTTTTTTTATAGGCGATAATCCTGCAACTAATATCGAAGAATGGGGTAATGAAATAGCTAGTGAATTAGGATCTAAAATTTTTAAGATGCCATATCTTTTAGTTAAGATTGCAGCGTTGTTTGGTGATTTTTTAAAATTGTTTGGAATGCATTTTCCAATTACCTCTTTTCGTCTGCATAATATGACTACTGATAATAAAATTGATTTAACTAAGACCTTTGAAATAGCTCCCAATCCTCCATTTACTAGGGTTCAAGGTGTAAAAAAGACTATTGAATGGCTAAAATCGCATAATTAA
- a CDS encoding transposase, with protein MLVKLVFNAYMLETPVYRDMIRLFELKFKVSRQNILNWLSKGSIALKKLLPVLKAQALEKDSIINCDETWCRVKMQDKYKKAYIWCLVNKSAGIVITKALHYLKNAWTPVMAYRNDGRYCIDNSIAERSIRTLTIERKNKMAFGSHKGAETSTVYHTFIGTFKMGALSFYQFLKQYLTAFMEGRTDFENLPPAILGKIN; from the coding sequence ATGCTTGTAAAATTGGTATTCAATGCCTATATGCTGGAGACTCCTGTTTATCGGGATATGATCCGCTTGTTTGAATTGAAGTTCAAAGTTTCCCGTCAAAACATCTTGAATTGGTTGTCAAAAGGCTCCATTGCCTTAAAGAAACTGCTTCCTGTATTGAAAGCACAGGCTTTGGAGAAAGATTCCATTATCAACTGCGATGAAACCTGGTGCCGTGTAAAAATGCAAGATAAGTATAAGAAGGCTTATATCTGGTGTCTGGTTAATAAATCTGCCGGCATTGTGATAACTAAGGCACTCCATTATTTGAAGAACGCATGGACTCCCGTTATGGCTTATCGCAATGACGGTAGGTATTGCATTGATAATTCTATTGCGGAACGTTCGATTCGTACGTTGACGATTGAACGCAAGAACAAAATGGCTTTTGGTAGTCATAAAGGTGCTGAAACCTCGACGGTTTATCATACCTTTATTGGTACTTTTAAAATGGGTGCACTGTCATTCTACCAATTCTTGAAGCAGTATTTAACTGCTTTTATGGAAGGACGTACGGATTTTGAGAATCTGCCCCCTGCCATACTGGGCAAAATCAATTAA
- a CDS encoding capsule assembly Wzi family protein translates to MIRQITTILIAASLLSTTAQAQSSDKVTYSIESGITTASGNHSPLWLNANKQGLSSLNKNNGYMAAGIYQPLDSSKIISYGYGLELAGAYNFTSSFIIQQAYVDVKYHKIGLSIGSKERTGEFVNPQLSSGGLTISGNARPIPQAWAGLPDYIPVPGTNHWLSFRGHIAYGRFTDDNWQKDFTTPLGKRTTGVLYNSKAMYVKIGKEEVCPVKFEFGLQMESEFGGTQHSNGGTFKMPSKIKDYFKALVPMSGGKDTPASDQANIEGNQLGSWHFSLNYKLKGWNLRAYYEHYFEDHSMLVMQYPWKDGMVGIEITPPINRFVSGIVYEYIGSKDQSGPVYWDHNNVINEQISARDDYYNHGFYTGWQHWGMAIGNPLFTSPGYNSDGKITFYNNRIKAHHLGISGKPLSELQYRVLLSHSDNWGTYSTPFKDIKKSTSALVELTYSPCKLAGWSFTASGATDRGSLLGDNTGAMLTIRKTGLLTK, encoded by the coding sequence ATGATCAGACAAATTACAACTATACTTATTGCAGCTTCATTATTATCAACAACAGCACAAGCCCAGAGCAGCGATAAGGTAACATACAGCATTGAGAGTGGAATAACCACTGCCAGCGGGAACCACTCACCTTTGTGGCTGAATGCCAACAAGCAAGGCCTGTCCTCACTGAATAAAAACAACGGATACATGGCAGCCGGCATTTACCAGCCACTGGATTCAAGCAAAATAATTTCTTACGGTTACGGCCTTGAACTGGCAGGAGCGTATAACTTCACATCCAGTTTTATTATCCAGCAAGCTTATGTAGATGTAAAATATCACAAAATAGGTCTCAGCATAGGAAGCAAAGAGCGCACTGGCGAATTTGTTAACCCGCAACTTTCCAGCGGTGGGCTCACCATATCAGGCAATGCACGCCCCATTCCGCAAGCCTGGGCCGGATTACCCGATTATATTCCCGTGCCGGGTACCAACCACTGGCTCTCTTTCCGCGGACACATAGCCTACGGCCGCTTTACGGATGATAACTGGCAAAAGGACTTTACCACACCGCTGGGTAAACGCACCACAGGAGTGCTTTATAATTCAAAGGCGATGTATGTAAAGATAGGGAAAGAAGAAGTATGCCCGGTAAAATTTGAGTTTGGATTACAGATGGAATCTGAATTTGGAGGAACACAGCACAGTAACGGAGGTACGTTTAAGATGCCTTCCAAGATAAAAGACTACTTCAAAGCGCTTGTACCTATGTCCGGAGGAAAAGACACGCCAGCCAGCGATCAAGCGAATATTGAAGGCAATCAGCTAGGCAGCTGGCATTTTTCGCTTAACTATAAACTGAAAGGATGGAATTTGCGGGCTTATTATGAACATTACTTTGAAGATCACTCCATGCTGGTGATGCAATATCCGTGGAAAGACGGAATGGTTGGGATAGAGATTACCCCTCCCATAAATCGTTTTGTGAGTGGTATTGTGTATGAATATATTGGGAGCAAAGACCAAAGCGGACCGGTGTACTGGGATCACAACAACGTGATTAATGAACAGATCAGTGCCCGTGATGATTATTACAACCATGGTTTTTACACCGGATGGCAACATTGGGGAATGGCAATAGGAAATCCACTGTTCACATCCCCCGGTTATAATTCAGACGGAAAGATTACCTTTTACAACAATCGCATCAAGGCACACCACCTGGGAATATCAGGTAAACCACTATCTGAATTGCAATACAGAGTACTCCTTTCACACAGTGACAACTGGGGCACCTATAGTACACCGTTTAAAGATATTAAGAAGAGCACTTCTGCACTGGTTGAGCTAACCTATTCACCATGCAAGTTGGCAGGATGGAGCTTTACCGCCTCCGGTGCTACAGATCGCGGCAGCCTTTTGGGCGATAACACCGGTGCAATGCTTACTATACGTAAAACAGGACTACTGACAAAATAA
- a CDS encoding glycosyltransferase family 2 protein yields the protein MIKISIIIATWNVEKTLKRCLDSIVCQLTNDCELIIIDGDSKDSTNQIINSYNEYITYSVSERDNGIYDAWNKAIIKAKGEWLMFLGADDMLKPDFVSTYTKFLEIENVYDVDIISAKAQLVDNDGKYLTIMGEPYSWDVFKYRMNISHGSTLHRRTLFDELGLFDTNIKICADYDFLLRKKMNAIFIDKELIIMQYGGMSHSLKGVKDGYLVRAKNHSIPKLLNLIILAKASIGFLLKTYIKYKIN from the coding sequence ATGATAAAGATTTCTATAATAATAGCCACATGGAATGTGGAAAAGACATTAAAAAGATGTCTTGATAGTATTGTCTGCCAGCTTACCAATGATTGCGAACTAATCATAATCGATGGTGATTCGAAAGATTCAACCAATCAGATTATTAATTCGTATAATGAGTATATTACTTATTCTGTTTCTGAAAGAGATAATGGAATATATGATGCATGGAATAAAGCGATAATAAAAGCTAAAGGTGAATGGTTAATGTTTCTTGGTGCAGATGACATGCTTAAGCCTGATTTTGTGTCAACATATACAAAATTTTTGGAGATCGAAAATGTTTATGACGTTGATATAATTTCTGCAAAAGCTCAATTAGTTGATAATGATGGAAAATATCTTACAATAATGGGAGAACCATATAGTTGGGATGTATTTAAATATCGAATGAATATTTCACATGGCTCCACTCTTCATCGTAGAACATTGTTCGATGAATTAGGGTTGTTTGATACAAATATTAAAATTTGTGCAGACTATGACTTTCTACTTCGTAAAAAAATGAATGCCATATTTATTGATAAAGAATTGATTATTATGCAATATGGAGGAATGAGCCATAGTTTGAAAGGTGTAAAAGATGGCTATTTGGTTAGAGCTAAAAACCATTCAATCCCTAAATTACTAAATCTGATAATATTGGCAAAGGCTTCTATAGGTTTCTTATTAAAAACATATATTAAATATAAAATTAATTAG